The sequence ggagattgagaccatcctggcttacactgtgaaaccccgtctctactaaaaaatacaaaaaactagccgggcgaggtggcgggcgcctgtagtcccagctacttgggaggctgaggcaggagaatggcgtgaacccgggaggcggagcttgcagtgagctgagatccggccactgcactccagcctgggtgacagagcgagactccgtctcaaaaaaaaaaaaaaaaagaatgttcataatagctttattcataatagccaaagcctggaaataaaccaaatgtccatcaagagagAATATACAAATGGTCATATATGAGACTATTACTCTGTAATAACAAATAATGAACTACTGATGCATGCAACAACGTAGATGAATATCATAAAcaggctgagtgaaagaagccagacacaaaagagtttATGTGTTTGAGTCCATTTACATGAAGACCAAGAACAGGCAAAAGTACGTTATGAAGACAGAAGTCAGAACAATGATTGCCTTAGTGGGGTGAGGGGGTGGTTTCAAATAGGGGTTGACTAGGAAGGGGCACAAGGAAGCTTTTGGGGGtgttggaaatgttctatatcttgatatGCATTTGTTAGAACTCATTAAATGGTACACCTGAGATCTGTGCATTTCACTGTgtttaaattaaactttaattttaaaaaagtagggGAAGGATATGAGGAAGTATACATTGATCCAAGGGCATTCTCCTACATAAGCACAATACAGTTATCACACtcagaaaatttaacattaatGCAGCACTACCATCTAGTATGCAGTTCACATTAGAATATCCCAGTGTCTTAAAATTTGCTGAGAGTAGATCTTAATTGTTTTCACACTTCCCATCTCACACTCTCCCTCTCATGGTAACTGTGTGGTGAAggattggttcttttttttttttttttttaagacagagtcttgcactgtctcccaggctagagtgcaatggcatgatctcgattcactgcaactctgccttccaggttcaagtgattcttgtgcctcagcctcccgagtagctgggattacaagcatgcaccaccatgcctggctaatttatttttagtagagacagggtttcaccatgttggccaggctggtctcgaactcctgaccttgtgatccacctgccttggcctcccaaagtgctgggattacaggcatgagccaccgtgccccgcctatAGAATTTTTTATATGTAGGATTCAGTGAAAGATCactcattattaatttttaaaaagcttcatgATGGAAATAATTCTTGTAGAATGTTAAAATCTTGAATCCCAGGGCATGTTTTCTGGCACCTGTTATTTTCAGTAACCCATTTCGTTTTTGTCATACATATAGAGTTAATGTATGAAAAGTCAATTATGTCAAACTTACACAGTTTGTATGAAAAGATTAAtgatcttggccgggcgcggtggctcaagcctgtaatcccagcactttgggaggccgagacgggcggatcacgaggtcaggagatcgagaccatcctggctaacacggtgaaaccccgtctctactaaaaaatacaaaaaactagccgggcgaggtggcgggcgcctgtagtcccagctactcgggaggctgaggcaggagaatggtctaaacccgggaggcggagcttgcagtgagctgagatccggccactgcaccccagcctgggtgacagagcaagactctgtctcaaaaaaaaaaaaaaaaaaaaaaaagattaatgatCTTTTACAAATGCAGAATTGGCTGGATGTGGCTAATTGTAGAAttggcctgtaatcctagcgctttgggaggctgaggcgggaggatcgcttgagtacagaattttgattcttctttttttttaaattttttattttctgagacagagtctctgtcgtgctggctgaagtgcaatggcatgatctcagctcactgcaacctccacctcccaggttcaagcggttcttgtgcctcagcttcccaagtagttgggattacagatgtgtgccaccaggcccagctaatttttttgtgtgtatatttagtatagaggggggtttcaccatattggccaggctggtctcgaactcccaatctcagatggtccgcccatctcggcctcccaaagtgctggattacaggtgtgagccaccatacccagcatttatatttatttattattattttcttttttttgagatggagtttcaccctgttgcccaggctggagtgtaatgccaagatcttggctcactgccacctgcACGTCCTGGGCGagcctcctgccacagcctcccgagtagttgggaatacaggcacgtgcaccacacccagctaatttttgtatttaagtagagtcagggtttcattatgttggtcaggctggtctcgaactcctgacctcaagtgatctgcctgcctcggcctcccaaagttctggaattacaagcgtgagccactgcgcccggccaagcccaggactttgagaccagcctgggcaacagaccaagaccctgtctgtataataaaaattatgcaaTATTAGAATAGCAAATCTTGCtcttaaaagttttgttttcctcGTTGCTTTTTTACTGAAAATGCATGGCTTTAGAAACTTCTGGGTAGTTTGAATTGCAGACAAGCAGGCCCTATTCTTGTTTGTTTAATTAATGAGATTTGTAAACAGTACTTGGTTTCCCCAGACTCTAGGACTTAGAGGAAGGAAATTTTGATTTAGCTCTTGGTAAAGCTAGATGcacctgatttttctttttcattgttattttcttgATCACAGAAAACAATACACGTTAATAGTAGAAAATACccacaattgaaaaaaatataaagcactTAATAAAACTCTACCACCTAGGCTAggtaaggtggctcacatctgtaatcccagcactttgggaggccgaggtgggtggaacagctgaggtcaggagttcaagaccatcctggccaacatggtgaaaccccatatctactaaaactacaaaaattagttgggcgtggtgacagccgcctgtaatcccagctactcaggaggttgaggcaggaaaattgcttgaatccaggaggtggaggttgcagtgagctgagatcatgccgctgcattccggcctgggtgacagagcaagactgtctcgacaaaacaaaaaaactgccaCCTAGAGATGGTGGTGGTCAACATCTTAGCAAGAATTTCTTTTGCGTTTTTCTGTGCAAACACAgacagattttcattttttaaaaaagatgatagAATCATACTGTATGAATTTAACTGCCTAATTAGCTTGCTGTATCAGCGTCTCTCTTGTCATTAAATGCTCTacagctttttttaaaattgctacCTGTGGTAGTATTCCTTGAAGGAAAtaccttaaaattttttgtttttaaactccaAGATACGTGATGTTTGGctaaaactaatgaaaataaattgatgaAACTTCAATGTAGTGGATCAAGAGACCCATGAAATTGATGAGTTAGATTGTTGTGGGCACCGCTTTTAAATTTATGGTGCCTTCTTAGCAGAATCATGACTTCATCAACTCTTTTTTTACATACTTTTATTCAAAGAAGATGTTCTCCTCCTCAGCCCCAACTTACCTCCTTCTTGTCTCCAACTGCCAGTATTCATCCATACTCTTTGTAGTTTTGAGGTGTGAGATAGCTCCGAAGTTCTTGGGAATGGGTAGAGTTTAATTCTGAGTCTGCATATAGTCTATTGGAGGAAGCTTTTCTTAGGAGGTGAAATTTGGGATGGAGTTCTCCTCTACACTCTAACCCTGTGGCCACAATCTTTGGTTTAGATCTTTGGCATTTTTCAGTGGATGTCTGTCATAATGTCTAACTCTTCTTCCTGCCTCCAGGCTTCCTGTGATTGCCAGATGAAATTCCGAAAACCCAAATCATTCCCCTAGTTAATATCCTTCAGTGACTCCAGATCAATCAAATTCTTGATCCCTCCACATGGGTCTTACCATCTACCCTCGTGCCCTCTCTAGCATCCTACATATTGAGTTCCCCACACCCTAGTTCCCCACACCTCTAGTTTCCCTGAGTTTGGAatattctttcacatttgcttaTCCCACTATCTAGAACTTCCTGCAGTCTCCCTACTGCCAACCTGTCTGTCTAgttgctaatttattttaaaacccaGCTTAAGTAACACATCCTTTTGGAAGTATTACTTCCCTGATCGTTACTCACCTCCATGCCATCGTTCGCTCAACTCATTGAAGTTAGGTGCCCCCTCTTCTGGGCTGCCACTGCTCTCCATATTCACTTATGTACTGTACTTTGTATTGTAATCAGTTTGACACCCCCCCCTTTATTTGAGCTCCTTGAGAGCCGGACCCTGATTCTTGTTCCTTAGCACTCCACCCTCCCCAGAACCAACATGGTATAGCTTATAGGAGGCACCctataaatgtttaatgaatgttTGAATGCAAAAGTGTATCTAACTTTATTGATGGTATAGTTATGAAAAGAACGTGTTGAGAAAAAGGTCAGAAAGGGTTAGGAACTTGTCAGTATTCTAAATCCCTCTTTTTCAAAAGCATACACATTTAGGAATGACTGTCTTGCTTTAAGAATTTGTAGGGCTTTGTTCACCTGAGTTGTACCTTGCTATCACAGAAGGATGCCCTGCAGTGGTCCCGCCATCCGGCTACAGTGGAGGGAGAGGAGCCAGAGGACACGGCTGATGTGGAGAGCTGTGGGTCTAATGAAGCCAGCACTGTGAGTGGTGAAAACGATGGTAAGGACCCTTTACCGGATGGGTGAGGGAGCCACAGCGGGCACTAGGGACtaacctttattttccttttttccagtaTCTCTTGATGAAACATCTTCGAATGCATCCTGTTCTACAGAATCTCAGAGTCGACCTCTTTCCAACCCCAGGGACAGCTACAGAGCTTCCTCACAGGTAAGGAAGAGGTAGAGCCTAACCCGGGAGGATGAATGATGACAGGTACAAGGCAAGATGCTTCCTTCTCCTGTTGTAAGCTGTGGACATGTTCAGAGAGTGAAGAATAGAAGTCTGGTCTCTAGCTGTTAGTAGCATTTAACAGTGGGCTGTAGGAAAAGTGAACAGTAGGTCTGAGCAGagtgagttttttctttttctttaccttgGCTGATTGATTCtgttcgttctttttttttttttttttttttttttttttttttgagattgagttgcacctgtcgctcaggctggagtgcagtggtgtgatctccgcctctggggttcaaacagttctcctgcctcaacctcccgagtagctgggattacaggcacgtactactgcacctggctaatttttgtatttttagtagagatggggttttgccatgttggccaggctagtcttgaattcctgacctcaagtgatccgtccgcctcagcctcccaaagttctgggattacaggcatgagtcacaacGCCCAGCCTGATTCTGTTCATTCTTGTAATATACATGTGAACATCTGGGGAGAAGTGGGGTTAGTGCAGAGTAGTGAGAACAGGAGATTGGGAGTGAGCAGTTTGAATGGTGACCCTGCACTTACTACCCTTGAGACTTTGGGAAAACTCcttgcctgtaaaatggggataacagtacGTTTTGTAGCTTGGAATGATGCTTGGCACAGTGACCAGCACGTAGCTCAGTAACATTAACCAGTGCTCTCGTCAGCATTATTCGACAGATCTGGTTGAAGACGAACTTCATTTTACAAGAGAGTGAGTAGAGAGTGTCGCCAGGGAATGCTTTTGTGGCTCTGCAGTTGATTGGGGCTCTCTTTTTGTTCTCTCTGGGAATGTAGGcgaacaaacaaaagaaaaagactggGGTGATGCTGCCTCGAGTTGTCCTGACTCCTCTGAAGGTAAACGGGGCCCACGTGGAATCTGCATCAGGTATGTGTAAACTCATGGTTGTGATGCTTTTTCCTCAGGTCCTGGGGACCTGGCCCCCCTCTGTCAACAGTTTCTGACTTAATAGTGTGATGCCAGGAGAGCTGTCGGGCCACAGGCAAGAGCCCTGCCAGTGGGTGAGGCCTGCCATAGGTTCTAGTGCTGGGCTCTGCCGTGTGCCTTCCTCTTTGTCTCCCAAGGCAGTCGTGAGGATCCAATGGAGGATTTGATTGTGCCAGTGCTTTGTAAAAGGTGTAGTGCTATACAAATAAAGATGGCGGTTTGGCATCTGTAAGGTGGTATTTTTAAAGCCAGACCATGAGGTGGTGGTTTCTCTCAGCCTAAGGCTGGGAGATGGAAGTATCCCAGTATTGCTGGCAGCATTTCAGGGAGAGCTGGGAGAAGTGAGCTTGTCTGAGAGCCGTGGGCGCGGCTTGTGATACTTTTGACCAGTGGAATGCTGTGCCTTCAGGGTTCTCGGGCCGCCACGCCGATGGCGAGAGCGGCAGCCCgtccagcagcagcagcggctCTCTGGCCCTGGGCAGCGCTGCTATTCGTGGCCAGGCCGAGGTCGCCCAGGACCCTGCCCCGCTCCTGAGAGGCTTCCGGAAGCCAGCCACAGGTGAGTGGCTTGGCACTTATTTCTCTGCCTGTAAAGGGGGCCCCTGCAGGCCTAGTGAGAAGATGTCTTCTATTCTAGTTCCTTTAccagtttatttttacttcttggGTGgccctctatttttatttatttttaccttgtaGTTTGATGATTTCATTTGTAGCTCTCTGCTAGACTGTGAGAACTCCTTTCAGGCAGAGATGATGCCACATAGTTTCTCGTATGTCCCTGTAGGCCTAGTCTATGCCTGCCTTGTACTGCTTAGTAAGTGTTTGAGTGACTGAAAACTGCTTCTGAGCTTCTCAGTGAAGAATTCCAACACCCCTTTTCTCTCTTCGGTAGCATCCTGCCACGTTCATTCCCAACATCTGTAGTCTCTATCAGACGCTCCCTTTTTTCCAACCTAGTCAGTATGTTGAGTGGAAGCATGTGTTGAATTTTGGGGATGCAAACAAATTCAGTAGTGCTGTATCTATatctcccacccctcaccccaccccacccccattagGGTTATTTGCAATACTGGTATGCTCTTTGCTATTTCAGGATTTAATTCTTAATGGCCCAcgtgctgggttttttttgtagatgAGCCACATGAAACCATTAAGAAGACAAACTTGCTTCTGAGAATTAGAGTAAACCTTTGTCCATGTGAGAACTAGATTTGCTGTCTTGCTGCTTTTCTAGCTCATCAGCAGTGCTCAATCTAAGGTCTCACAGGTCTCTAGTCCTAGTGAGTTTTTCACATAAAAGTAACATTTGCTGAGGCTTCTGTGAGAGGTATTAGCATCTCAGTTGGCTTTGAACAGTGCTTAGTACATTTCTGCATGGAGATCATCCCTCTCCAGCCCATTCATAGAAGGCTTCTGCAGATTTTTCTATAGTAGACTAACTGGATTTACTTTTAGACAATTTCCATGATTTCTCCAGTTGAGCTTTGTGGAACCTGTTCTCCAGCTTTGGAGGGAAGCTCAGAACCTGCCCCTTGCCTGGTTTTCTGTGGGAAGTGTCCTTTTCAGGCTGTGACACAGCATGGTACAGAGTTTTGTCTGAGGGGATGCAACCCCAAGTGTTCTCCTAGGTTTGATGGCAATGACAGTAACCTGGAAAGAACAATTGTAATATGCAGGTTAGGATGGATTGAGCAGATTGTGTGCAGATAACTTCTGGGTAGTTTGGGTGCTGTCACCAAAGTTTTCCCATCAGTTggcatttgcttttttcttttaaaaagctgaaatctATACCTTGCTGCTTCTTGCTTCAAAAATCATAGGTCAAATGAAGCGTAACAGAGGGGAAGAAATAGATTTTGAGACACCTGGGTCCATTCTTGTCAACACCAACCTCCGTGCCCTGATCAACTCTCGGACCTTCCATGCCTTACCATCACACTTCCAGCAgcagctcctcttcctcctgcctgaaGTAGACAGACAGGTGCACATGGGCAGCCTCCCCTTTGCCTCTTTCTGGATGGGCTTCTGTTctcttttaagtttatttattaggattttttcccccttgatcCTTCTAGGTGGGGACAGATGGCCTGTTGCGTCTCAGCAGCAGTGCACTGAATAATGAGTTTTTTACCCATGCGGCTCAGAGCTGGCGGGAGCGCCTGGCTGATGGTACGTAGACTTGATCATCTCAGACGGCTTGCGATGCACCTGACATGTGTGGTGTTGCATGTCTCCTGGTACTTAAAATCCAAGCTCTTTCTTCTCAAAGGGTTATTTAGTATAAGACAGGCTTTACTCATTATCAATAAATGTGGTGGGTATTAATGTGCCACATAGCTCTGAAGAAATAACAGAGTGTTTAGGTTTAGACTTTCActatattgtatgtatatactcaTTCTTCATCTCCTTTTTATCATTAAAACTATAAACACCTATTCCAGTAATCATGGCATCATCTGGAAGGGTGGAGGAAAGTACACTGTGGAGTTGACAAGCTCCATCATGCTCTGTCTTTAGGCATTGTCACATGGAGTGATTGTTAGCttctattaatttaattttgtagGGAAAGTGTTGagagggttcttttttttttttttttttttttttttttttttgagacggagtcttgctctgtagcccgggctggagtgcagtggccggatctcagctcactgcaagctccgcctcccgggtttgcgccattctcctgcctcagcctcctgagtagctgggactacaggcgcccaccacctcgcccggctagtttttttgtatttttagtagagacggggtttcaccgtgttagccaggatggtctcgatctcctgacctcgtgatccgcccgtctcggcctcccaaagtgctgggattacaggcttgagccaccgcgcccggccgagagggTTCTTAAGAACACCCCTAGGTTTGATGATTTGCTAGCAGGACTCAGCATATAGTTACATGTATAGGGCTGTGGTTTATTACAGCAGAAGAATACAAAGTAAAATCAGCAAATGGAGAGGCACATGGGGTGAGGTCCAGGGGAACCATGTGTTGGCTTCCAAGGTCCTCTCTCAGTGGTGTCACACAGGATACATTTAATTCCCACAGCAACAAGTTATGACAACATGTATGAAATGTCTACTAGGGAAACCTGTTAAAGACTTGGTGCCCAGGGTTTTTATCAAGGCCAGATCATGTAGGAAGCCACTGCTTGGCACATACCGAGATTCCAGATTCCCAGAAGGAAGGCAGGTGTTCAGCATAAGCCATATTGTTTGCATAAACAATTTAGGCACAGTGAACAACTCATCAGTTAGGGTGATTGGGAACCCTCCTGAAATCGTAAGTTCCCAGATATCAGCCAACAGCTGTTCTTTTAAGTAGGCCTTTCTAAGAATAAACAATCAGGCCTACTATGTTAACTTTTTGTCTACACGGGAAATAAGaatggttcttttttttgttgttttggtttttcgaTCAAGGAGTTGCTTGGTCTGACTTTAGGGAAGAGTCAATTTCCCTTATAGTAGACGTGTTAGCTCTGTCCCTGTAAGAGCGTGATGTGAGAGAGCCTCTAGAAGAGACATGTTTTAAAACTGGGAGATTCAGCTGTCCATAAGACAGACATTAATATCCCGAATGCACTTACTAGAAGAGGTTTATTTCTCCCTAGGCGAATTTACTCATGAAATGCAAGTCAGGATACGACAGgaaatggagaaggaaaagaaggtggaacaatggaaagaaaagttCTTTGAAGACTACTATGGACAGAAGTAAGGCAGTTGGAGCTATGAGTCCTGGTCTGGGGTTTTGAGGGGATAGAGGTAGATGGTCTCAAAGTAGTGTATTACTTACATGTTGGACAATAgtgtggagattgcagtgacaCTTGGGTCATTTATCATAATGCCATTCATAGTGAAGCTAACAGAAGTTTTTCTGTGGTTAGAGTTATGCACCATGCAGATTTATTTTGTTCTGAGATATCTATGTTTCTGGGTCCATATTATTCATAGAAATAAGACATGTCCACTCTGGCCTGAAACTGATggtgtgattttgatttgcaggCTGGGTTTGACCAAAGAAGAGTCATTGCAGCAGAACGTGGGCCAGGAGGAGGCCAAAATCAAAAGTGGCTTGTGTGTCCCAGGAGAATCAGTGCGTTCACAGCGTGGTCCAGCCACCCGACAGCGAGATGGGCATTTTAAGAAACGCTCTCGGCCAGATCTCCGAACCAGAGCCAGGAGGAATCTGTACAAAAAACAGGAGCCAGAACAAGCAGGAGTTGCTAAGGATGCAAAATCTGTGGCCTCAGATGTTCCCCTCTACAAGGATGGGGAGGCTAAGACTGACCCAGCAGGGCTGAGCAGTCCCCATCTGCCAGGCACATCCTCTGCAGCACCCGACCCAGAGGGTCCCGAATTCCCAGTTGAGTCTGTGGCTTCTCGGATCCAGACTGAGCCAGACAACTTGGCACGTGCCTCTGCATCTCCAGACAGAATTCCTAGTCTGCCTCGGGAGACTGTGGATCAGGAGCCCAAGGATCAGAAGAGGAAATCCTTTGAGCAGGCGGCCTCTGCATCCTTTCCCGAAAAGAAGCCCCGGCTTGAAGATCGTCAGTCCTTTCGTAACACAATTGAAAGTGTTCACACCGAAAAGCCACAGCCCACTAAAGAGGAGCCCAAAGTCCCGCCCATCCGGGTAGGAGACTGTTTGATTCCTGGCTGCCCTGGAGCCAGGTTTTCTTTGAGGGTCATGAGATTATAGAGCCCTTAACTCTGGGGCCTTGAAGTTAATTATGTGGGAATGTAGAGCCTTTTATGAGAGGCTTTCTTGAGACAGCCTTAAAGTTTAGTGAGATAGgttcttttcttcctcactttTTTGTTCACTCTGTTGAAGTTATCTCCAGAGGTCAAAATCCTTTGgagttttaaaatctttttaagatAGTGTTAGGTTCTTTGCTGTAGTGACTCACACAGTCCCACCAGAAATTAAATTTAGAAGTGTGGCATATAACAGCCCTTGAGCAGAATCTTCTCTGAATGGTGTGGTGTTATGGCAGCCATTTTACTATGATGATTTCGTTGTTTTAAGGAAATTATTTGATTCTGTATGCCATGACCCTTAAGCTATTAGAATCCTAGTTTTGCTTTACAGTCCCTAGGTCAGATCACCCAGTCAGTTAAAActgttttctaattctttttttgcaGATTCAACTTTCACGTATCAAACCACCCTGGGTGGTTAAAGGTCAGCCCACTTACCAGATATGCCCCCGGATCATCCCCACCACGGAGTCCTCCTGCCGGGGCTGGACTGGCGCCAGGACCCTCGCAGACATTAAAGCCCGTGCTCTGCAGGTCCGAGGGGCGAGAGGTCATGACTGCCATAGAGAGGCGGCCACCACTGCCATCGGAGGGGGGGGTGGCCCGGGTGGAGGTGGCAGCGGGGCCACCGATGAGGGAGGTGGCAGAGGCGGcagcagtggtgatggtggtgaggcCTGTGGCCACCTTGAGCCCAGGGGAGGCCCGAGCACCCCTGGAAAGTGTACGTCAGATCTACAGCGAACACAACTACTGCCGCCTTATCCTCTAAATGGGGAGCATACCCAGGCCGGAACTGCCATGTCCAGAGCGAGGAGAGAGGACCTGGCTTCTCTgagaaaggaggaaaactgcCTACTACAGAGAGCTTCAGTTGGACTCAGAGATGGGCTGGGAGATGCCTCCCAACTCTCCATTGCTCCCACTGGGGACCAGCCATGCCAGGCCTTGCCCCCACTGTCCTCCCAAACCTCAGTAGCTGAGAGATTAGTGGAGCAGCCTCAGTTGCATCCGGATGTTAGAACTGAATGTGAGTCTGGCACCACTTCCTGGGAAAGTGATGATGAGGAGCGAGGACCCACCACTCCCACAGACAATGGTCCTATTCCGTCTCTAGTGGGAGATGATACATTAGAGAAAGGAACTGGCCAGACTCTTGACAGTCATCCCACTATGAAGGATCCTGTAAATGTGACCCCCAGTTCTACACCTGAATCCTCATCAACTGATTGCCTGCAGAACAGACCGTTTGATGACAAATTAGGTCTTGGTGACTCATGCCTTCCTGTGAGGGAAAGTGATACTAGACAAGAAAACTTGAAAACCAAGGCTCTCGTTTCTAACAGTTCTGTGCATTGGATGCCCATCCCATCGAATGATGACGTAGTGAAACAGCCTGAACCAGAATCCAGAGGACATGTACCATCTGTTGAGCCCCAGGTTGGAGAGGAGTGGGAGAAagctcctcccacccttcctgcATTGCCTGGGGATTTGACAGCCGACGAGGGTCTAGATCCTACTGATAGCCTTACTTCACTCTGGACTGTGCCATCTCGAGGAGGCAGTGACAGCACTGGTAGTTACTGTCAACAGATGGACGCTGAAAAGCTGAAAATCAATGGAGACTCTGAAGCACTGAGTCCTCACAGTGAGTCCACAGATACAGCCTCTGACTTTGAAGGTCACCTCACGGAGGACAGCAGTGAGGCTGACAGTAGTGAAGCTGCAGTGACAAAGGGATCTTCGGTGAACAAGGATGAGAAACCCAGTTGGAACCAATCTGCCTCACTGTCCAAGGTGAATGGTGACCTGCGTCTGGTTACAAGGACAGATGGGATGGTTGCTCCTCAGAGCTGGGTGTCTCGAGTATGTGCGGTCCGCCAAAAGATCCCAGATTCCCTACTGCTGGCCAATACTGAGTACCAGCCAAGAGCCATGTGTCTGTCCAGGCCTGGGTCCTCAGTGGAGGCCACTAACCCACTTGTGATGCAGTTGCTGCAGGGTAACTTGCCCCTAGAGAAGGTTCTTCCACCGGCCCACGATGACAGCACGCCAGAAGCCCCACAAGTACCGCTTACAAACGAGCAGAGCCATGGCTCCCTGTGCCTGGGATCTTTACATGGTCTTGAAGAAAACAGTGGCATGGTTGGTGGAAGCAGCCCCATTTCTTTAAGGGCTTTGAAGGAGCCTCTTCTACCAGATAGCTATGAAACAGGCCCTGGTCTTGCCAGGAT comes from Macaca fascicularis isolate 582-1 chromosome 10, T2T-MFA8v1.1 and encodes:
- the ASXL1 gene encoding polycomb group protein ASXL1 isoform X1, which encodes MKDKQKKKKERTWAEAARLVLENYSDAPMTPKQILQVIEAEGLKEMSGTSPLACLNAMLHSNSRGGEGLFYKLPGRISLFTLKKDALQWSRHPATVEGEEPEDTADVESCGSNEASTVSGENDVSLDETSSNASCSTESQSRPLSNPRDSYRASSQANKQKKKTGVMLPRVVLTPLKVNGAHVESASGFSGRHADGESGSPSSSSSGSLALGSAAIRGQAEVAQDPAPLLRGFRKPATGQMKRNRGEEIDFETPGSILVNTNLRALINSRTFHALPSHFQQQLLFLLPEVDRQVGTDGLLRLSSSALNNEFFTHAAQSWRERLADGEFTHEMQVRIRQEMEKEKKVEQWKEKFFEDYYGQKLGLTKEESLQQNVGQEEAKIKSGLCVPGESVRSQRGPATRQRDGHFKKRSRPDLRTRARRNLYKKQEPEQAGVAKDAKSVASDVPLYKDGEAKTDPAGLSSPHLPGTSSAAPDPEGPEFPVESVASRIQTEPDNLARASASPDRIPSLPRETVDQEPKDQKRKSFEQAASASFPEKKPRLEDRQSFRNTIESVHTEKPQPTKEEPKVPPIRIQLSRIKPPWVVKGQPTYQICPRIIPTTESSCRGWTGARTLADIKARALQVRGARGHDCHREAATTAIGGGGGPGGGGSGATDEGGGRGGSSGDGGEACGHLEPRGGPSTPGKCTSDLQRTQLLPPYPLNGEHTQAGTAMSRARREDLASLRKEENCLLQRASVGLRDGLGDASQLSIAPTGDQPCQALPPLSSQTSVAERLVEQPQLHPDVRTECESGTTSWESDDEERGPTTPTDNGPIPSLVGDDTLEKGTGQTLDSHPTMKDPVNVTPSSTPESSSTDCLQNRPFDDKLGLGDSCLPVRESDTRQENLKTKALVSNSSVHWMPIPSNDDVVKQPEPESRGHVPSVEPQVGEEWEKAPPTLPALPGDLTADEGLDPTDSLTSLWTVPSRGGSDSTGSYCQQMDAEKLKINGDSEALSPHSESTDTASDFEGHLTEDSSEADSSEAAVTKGSSVNKDEKPSWNQSASLSKVNGDLRLVTRTDGMVAPQSWVSRVCAVRQKIPDSLLLANTEYQPRAMCLSRPGSSVEATNPLVMQLLQGNLPLEKVLPPAHDDSTPEAPQVPLTNEQSHGSLCLGSLHGLEENSGMVGGSSPISLRALKEPLLPDSYETGPGLARIEVTQAPGAPQKNSKTVPSFDSFHPVTNPITSSRKLEEMDSKEQFSSFSCEDQKEVCAVSQDSNSNAAPGKSPGDLTTSRTPRFSSPNVISFGPEQTGRALGDQSNVTGQGKKLFGSGNVAATLQRPRPADPMPLPAEIPPVFPSGKLGPSTNSMSGGVQTPREDWAPKPHASVGNVKNEKTFVGGSLKANAENRKATGHSPLELVGHLQGMPFVMDLPFWKLPQEPGKGLSEPLEPPSLPSQLSIKQAFYGKLSKLQLSSTSFNYSSSSPTFPKGLAGSVVQLSHKAKFGASHSASLSLQMFTDSSTVESISLQCACSLKAMIMCQGCGAFCHDDCIGPSKLCVLCLVVR